The Hydra vulgaris chromosome 11, alternate assembly HydraT2T_AEP genome contains a region encoding:
- the LOC136087093 gene encoding SCAN domain-containing protein 3-like, which translates to MLYKIISYLMMSKSKKRSYSDEYMKYGFTYMLKETICYPQCVICYKVLGNDSIKPSKLAIHLNKCHPDLRTKDSDFFKRKFESLKRCKLDKTGIIHQSQQNIVDASYKVPYVIAQKKKAHTLAEKVILPCAKEIILYRYTLYRSYIDNIPLSNTTVKRRITDISSNIKENVINEIKDSPYFSIQLDESTDFFNDNKLQCKYLLGITTDGAPAMMGCKSGLKTRIKEIAPNVVGGVHCFIHRQALATKILPVQWLSAGKFLERLFKLRNEVKEFLCQMKSGLVEYFEFDNFEITAAYFVDIVGHFNKLNLQLQGKNANVITHSDKLKAFIEKLKLYKTRINNGNLIMFQNLNSVIGNNMLPEVLKIEILCLLDNLINEFGNYFPDVNLLSSEVIISPFSCDVKNVNEEAQEEFIKLKNDTTAKDHFKITPLNNFWLKMRNSYPLCSAIALKALIPFSTSYLCEAGFSAMLSIKTKKRNRLEIDADIRCALSKTKPDFQILIAGKQCQNSH; encoded by the exons atgctatataaaattatatcttatcttatg atgtctaaaagtaaaaaaaggtcATATTCAGATGAGTATATGAAATATGGTTTTACCTACATGCTAAAAGAAACCATTTGCTACCCACAGtgtgttatttgttataaagtaCTAGGAAATGACTCTATAAAACCCTCAAAGCTTGCTATTCACTTGAATAAGTGCCATCCTGATCTTCGAACAAAAGattctgattttttcaaaagaaaatttgaatcaCTGAAGAGGTGTAAGTTGGATAAAACTGGGATTATTCACCAAAGTCAACAGAATATAGTAGATGCATCTTATAAGGTTCCATATGTAATAGCACAGAAGAAAAAAGCTCACACATTGGCTGAAAAAGTTATACTTCCATGTGCAAAAGAAATC atattatatagatatactTTATATAGATCTTATATAGATAATATACCTTTATCAAATACTACAGTCAAACGAAGGATAACTGACATTTCatcaaatattaaagaaaatgttattaatgaaattaaagatTCACCATATTTTTCTATTCAGTTGGATGAGTCCACAGAT tttttcaatgacaataaattacaatgtaaatatttgttagGAATTACTACTGATGGAGCTCCTGCCATGATGGGTTGTAAGTCTGGATTGAAGACTAGGATAAAAGAGATTGCTCCAAATGTAGTGGGTGGTGTACACTGTTTTATTCATAGACAAGCTTTGGCAACCAAAATATTGCCAG TGCAATGGCTTTCTGCTGGAAAATTTTTGGAAAGACTTTTCAAGCTTAGAAACGAAgtgaaagaatttttatgtcaaatgaAAAGTGGACTGGtagaatattttgaatttgacaattttgAAATAACAGCTGCTTATTTTGTGGACATTGTGGGtcattttaacaagttaaatttGCAACTTCAAGGCAAAAATGCTAATGTCATTACACACTCGGATAAACTGAAGGCATTTATTGAAAAGCTCAAGCTGTATAAGACTAGAATCAATAATGGAAATTTGataatgtttcaaaatttaaatagcgTAATTGGAAATAACATGCTTCCCGAAGTTTTAAAGATAGAAATACTTTGTCTCCTAGATAATTTGATTAATGAATTTGGTAACTATTTTCCAGATGTGAACCTTTTGAGCAGTGAAGTAATTATATCACCATTTTCTTGTGATGTGAAAAATGTGAATGAGGAAGCACAAGaagaatttataaagttaaaaaatgataccaCTGCTAAGGATCACTTCAAAATAACACCATTAAATAACTTCTGGTTGAAAATGAGGAATTCATATCCATTGTGTTCAGCAATTGCACTTAAAGCCCTTATTCCTTTTTCAACATCATATTTGTGTGAAGCAGGGTTTTCAGCCATGTTAtctataaaaaccaaaaaaagaaatagacttGAAATTGATGCAGATATTAGATGTGCTCTATCAAAAACTAAACCAGATTTTCAGATATTAATTGCTGGTAAGCAGTGCCAGAATTCACATTGA